The following coding sequences lie in one Macadamia integrifolia cultivar HAES 741 unplaced genomic scaffold, SCU_Mint_v3 scaffold_31A, whole genome shotgun sequence genomic window:
- the LOC122071621 gene encoding subtilisin-like protease SBT3 has protein sequence MIVTVSPAMANPSCFFFFFFFYGFLILFHSSLLTSIVAQSNIYIVHMDLSVMPKAFSSHHSWYRATLSSVSDSYSSSTSSSSSSTSNLIYTYTNAIHGFSAILSPSELESLKESPGFVSSVLDMPITIDTTHTFEFLGLNSDSGAWPVSNYGKDVIIGLVDTGIWPESESFLDEGMSDVPSRWKGECEEGTKFNSSMCNKKLVGARYFNKGLVGHNPNVTISMNSTRDTDGHGTHTSSTAAGNYVAGASYFGYASGTARGMAPRAHVAMYKALWEEGAYTSDKIAAIDQAILDGVDILSLSLGLDGAPLYTDAIAIASFAAMEKGILVSTSAGNEGPYISTLHNGTPWVMTVAAGTVDREFKGIITLGNGVAVTAATLYAGKMFLTQLPLVFMGACTSEKELKKVRDKIVVCEDKNNSVSDQFYYVRSAKVAGGIFITNNTDLLFYIMSLYPMAFLSPQDGQPVLDYIKGNSDPRANFEFRKTVLGTKPAPTVASYSSRGPSPSCPIVLKPDVMGPGSLVLASWTEAIPVLNDGSVRLFNNFNLISGTSMSCPHAAGVAALLKAAHPEWSPAAIRSAIMTTADYLDNTLNPIIDTQDNNQMASPIAMGAGQINPNKAVEPGLIYDAGKDDYVRLLCGLNFTMNQIKMITRSSDYNCSDPSLDLNYPSFIAFFNSNDSSSDAKIVQEFQRRVTNVGDGMSTYKAKVTAMDGFEVKVVPDKLVFRDKYEKLCYKLRIKGPKRMKQIVVHGALSWVEVGGNHVVRSPIVVTSLSSEPLSGNG, from the coding sequence ATGATTGTTACAGTATCCCCAGCCATGGCTAACCCaagctgcttcttcttcttcttcttcttttatggGTTTCTTATCCTTTTTCATTCTTCACTTCTGACCTCCATAGTAGcacaatcaaatatttatatTGTTCATATGGACTTGTCTGTCATGCCCAAAGCCTTCTCTAGTCACCACAGTTGGTACAGAGCAACCCTTTCTTCAGTATCTGACAGTTATAGTTCTAGtactagttctagttctagttccaCCTCTAACCTTATCTATACTTACACTAATGCCATCCATGGCTTTAGTGcaattctctctccctctgagCTTGAATCACTGAAAGAGTCCCCGGGTTTCGTGTCGTCGGTTCTAGACATGCCAATCACCATTGATACAACCCACACATTCGAATTCCTTGGCCTCAATTCTGACTCAGGTGCATGGCCTGTTTCAAATTATGGCAAAGATGTCATAATTGGGCTAGTCGATACCGGAATTTGGCCGGAGAGTGAGAGCTTCCTAGATGAAGGGATGTCTGATGTTCCATCTAGATGGAAAGGAGAATGTGAAGAAGGTACCAAGTTCAATTCTTCAATGTGCAATAAGAAGCTTGTAGGAGCAAGGTACTTCAACAAAGGTCTAGTTGGTCATAACCCAAATGTAACCATTTCCATGAATTCAACCCGAGACACCGATGGCCATGGCACCCACACATCTTCAACAGCTGCCGGCAACTATGTGGCTGGTGCCTCTTACTTTGGGTATGCGAGTGGGACGGCTCGAGGGATGGCGCCTAGGGCACATGTGGCCATGTACAAGGCCCTTTGGGAAGAGGGTGCCTACACATCTGATAAAATTGCTGCAATAGACCAAGCAATTTTAGATGGGGTGGACATTTTGTCTCTGTCCTTAGGCTTAGATGGAGCTCCCTTGTACACTGATGCAATTGCCATTGCCTCTTTTGCAGCAATGGAGAAAGGCATTCTCGTATCAACCTCAGCTGGAAACGAGGGGCCTTATATAAGTACCCTACACAATGGAACACCATGGGTCATGACTGTCGCTGCCGGTACTGTCGACCGTGAATTTAAAGGTATCATAACTCTAGGCAATGGAGTAGCAGTCACAGCGGCAACACTGTATGCCGGTAAAATGTTCCTAACCCAATTGCCCCTTGTGTTCATGGGTGCCTGCACTAGTGagaaagaattgaagaaagTTAGAGATAAGATTGTGGTTTGTGAAGACAAGAACAATTCTGTAAGTGATCAATTCTATTATGTTAGATCTGCAAAGGTAGCTGGAGGAATCTTCATTACTAACAACACTGATCTACTATTCTACATAATGAGCTTATATCCTATGGCTTTCTTAAGCCCTCAGGATGGTCAACCTGTGTTGGATTACATCAAAGGGAACTCTGATCCAAGAGCCAATTTTGAATTTAGAAAAACAGTTCTTGGTACAAAGCCAGCACCAACTGTGGCTAGCTACAGTTCTAGAGGGCCATCCCCAAGTTGCCCAATTGTGTTGAAGCCTGATGTCATGGGTCCTGGCTCCCTAGTGTTGGCATCATGGACTGAAGCTATACCAGTTTTGAATGATGGATCTGTTAGGCTGTTCAACAACTTCAATCTGATATCAGGTACATCCATGTCCTGTCCTCATGCAGCCGGAGTTGCAGCACTGTTGAAAGCGGCGCATCCGGAATGGAGCCCGGCGGCTATCCGATCAGCCATCATGACCACAGCTGATTATTTAGATAATACTCTCAACCCCATCATTGATACCCAAGACAATAACCAAATGGCAAGTCCAATAGCCATGGGAGCAGGTCAAATTAATCCAAACAAGGCAGTGGAGCCAGGACTAATTTACGACGCCGGCAAAGATGACTATGTGAGGCTCCTCTGCGGATTGAATTTCACCATGAATCAAATCAAGATGATCACAAGGTCTTCTGATTACAATTGTTCAGACCCATCTTTGGATCTCAACTACCCATCATTCATAGCCTTCTTTAATTCCAATGACTCTTCTTCTGATGCCAAAATTGTGCAAGAATTTCAAAGAAGAGTGACAAATGTGGGAGATGGGATGTCAACTTATAAGGCTAAGGTGACTGCCATGGATGGGTTTGAGGTGAAAGTGGTACCAGACAAGCTGGTTTTCAGAGACAA